AAGTTCAGGATCAAGTCCAAGATCTTCCTGTTGGATTCCACCACCATTAGTCTGTGTCTTTCCTTATTCGATTGGGCAAAATACAAAACAGCGAAAGGAGCTGTTAAAATGCACACGCTGCTGGATTATGATGGTCATTTGCCGGCCTAAGTAAACATCACCGATGGCAAGACAGCAGATAATAAAGATACCTATGATGTACCCTTGCATGGAGCCTAAAAGCTCCTAATTCTATCCTCTTTTTTATGGACTCTAAAAATCTCTTTTTACCGTGGAAAGAGGACTCCTTTTATAGTGTAAAGAAAATTAGTTAAACATGGTTTAATTATTGATAGCAAAAATCAATTTATACTATTAATATTAATGAACCTTAAACAGTTAATTTATCTATGGACTTTAAAGATCAAGTATTGCAGCTAGGTGGCCGCGTAGAAAAACTTACCCCTCAAATTGCTACTGAAGAAGCTACTAAAAACGCCCTAATCATGCCTTTTATTCAGTTACTCGGTTATGACGTATTCAATCCATTTGAAGTGAATCCTGAGTTTGTAGCAGATTTAGGAATAAAAAAAGGCGAAAAAGTTGATTATGCTATCATGAAAGAGGGTGAACCTATCATTCTAATCGAATGCAAACACCACCTTGAAAATCTTGAACCACACAACTCTCAATTATTCCGATACTTTCATTGCACCAAGGCAAAGTTCTCTATTCTAACCAATGGCATTCATTTTAAATTTTACACTGATTTGGTGGAGGCCAATAAAATGGACGAAAAACCATTCTTTGAATTTAATATTGCTGAAATCAAAGAAACACAAATCGAAGAATTAAAGAAGTTCCATAAGTCTTATTTCAATATTGAGAACATTTTCAATACTGCAAGTGAACTTAAATACATGAACCAATTAAAATCCTTGATTTCTGTAGAATTCCTTAACCCAAGCGAAACCCTGGTAAGGCATTTTGCAAAACAGGTTTATCCTAGCATCGTTACTCCAAAAATTCTTGATCAATTCACCCAGCTCACCCGGAAATCGATCACTCAACATATCAATGATTTAATAACAGACAGGTTTAAATCGGCAATAAAAAACGAAGAAAAAGAAATGAATGGTGAAAACACACCTTCGATTATTCCGCCAAATGAGGAAGGGAAAATTGTAACGACAGAAGAAGAATTGGAGGCATTTTTTATTGTAAAATCAATTGTAAGATCAAAGATTGGCAGTCATCGGATTGTTCACAGAGATGCACAGTCGTACTTTGCAATTCTTCTAGATGACAATAACAGAAAACCGATATGTAGATTGTATTTCAATGGAAAGAAAAAGTACATAACAACATTCAATGAAGAAAGAAAAGAAATTAAAAGTGAAATTGGTTCATTAGATGACATTTACAACTATTCGGACTTAATTTTAAAATCCATTGATGTTTATTCAAAAAATTAATTCATTCCTATGTGAAAAGACCAGCATCATCGATTGATAATGCTGGTCTTTTTATGGAGCCCAAAAACTCCTTTCTTTCAGATTCGCAGTCACCCGTCCTTGCCAATCGCTAGTACTTCCTGTCCTCTTGTCCTTCAAACGGGGGACTTTTGAATTTTAACAGCTGCCTCTTATAACCGCAATTCATCCTTGCCGGCAATTGTTTATTTCAGCAGCTCATCAATAGCTTTTGTAACTTCTTTTTCTGAAGGCATTGGTGCGTCCATATCAACAATCTTAAAATCCTTATCAATTAATAAAGTACGTGGGATGCCTACAATATTATAAGCCTGCAATTTAGACCTGTTAATGAGCCATTGACAGCCATCTGCATTCCGGTTTTCCACACTTTTCTTCCACAGGTCTTCGCTATCATCAATTGATAAAGAAACGAAAACCACAGCTGGGTTATCTTTATATTGTGCTTTTAGGTTTTCAAAATGAGGCATTTCCTGCATACAGGGACCGCACCAGGTAGCCCATAAATCAACATAAATCACTTTTCCCTTCAAGCTGCTCAAATTCACTTTATTTCCAGCCAAATCAATAGCTGTAAAATCAACAGCTGTGTCTCCCTTTCCAAAAGCCATGAGCTGCCGCAGCATTTTATCGGCGGCATTTTTATAGGCAGGGGTTGTAATTTCCGACAATTTGGTTTTGAAGGATGCCAGTTGTTGCTTATTACCTAGTTTTTGCATTTTCCCAACCATCTCACTGGCCAGGTACCAATCTTTAATTACCTGAACATCATATGGTTTCCCACCCTCCTTTACAATTTCTTCGGCAATATCACGATAAACCACCAGTTTCATAAGCGAGGCATCCGTAAACCCTTTGGCATACTCCTTTACCTTCGGTAAAATCGCCTTATTATAAGCCTCAGAGAATTTTTTTGCCTCTTCATTCTTCAATTTCAGTTTACCGATACTGTAGGATTCTCCGACATACAGACTATTGATCAAATCAGCCTTAATACGTGCATTTTCCAGTCGCCTGAATTCGGCAGATACACTGGTAAGTGATGCCAATTGTTGAGTACGCTGCAGGGCTTTTTCCTCAACAGCGGCTATGGTAGCAGCCGGGCTGTCCTTAACCTGCCTGCCTGCCTCTATAAAAGATCCTCCTTTAGGAAAGGGCGTGTTTTTCATGTAATTATTTGCAGCAGCCCCCTTTCCTTCAAAAGAAGCTTTTCGGGGATCTCCCTTATCTATCAAAACGGTTAAATCATCGCCCGGAGAAAGATAAAGTGCATTTCGGCCCAACCTATAATAATTGGGTGCAGTTGCCTTAAACTTTAGGCTAAAATTACCATTTGCATCGGGCACTATCATCCGGTCTGAAGAGGGAGGCAACAGGTATTGAAACTCCGACATATCCTCAACTTCTACCTGATTGCTAAAGCCCTCCAACTGACCCTTCAACGTAATCCAACCTGCCTTTTGTTGTGCTGATGCACTAATGGTGGTTAGTACTCCAAAACAAAATAAAGCGATAAATATTCTAGTTATTTTCATTTCCAGCTGTTTTAGTGCCATTTGACAATAGAGTATTGATCATTAACTCCAGTTCATCCTCATTGTCTCCATCCGTTCTGAAATTAGAGAAGATAAGTCGGCCATCCTGGTCGATAAGGAAATTCACGGGTGCTGCTCTCCCGTTATCCAAATTCCCTTTTTCTCTGCCTTTTACATCCTCCAATGGTGTAAAGCTATAACCACTGCTTTTCATAAAGGGAACTACGTAGTCGTTTTGTTCGGATGCGATATTGATGCCGACATAAGCCAAATCCTGGCCTTTAAATTTTCTGACCACGTTTTCAAAATGAGGAAATTCACCACGGCATGGGCCGCATCCCGGAAACCAGTAGGTAAGCAATACCACTTTACCTTTGTAATCGGCCAGTGATTTATTACCGGTATTAAGGTATTGTTTTAAGGTAAAAGGAGTGGCTGGTTTAGCTAAAGCACTTAAACGCTTCCAAATATCAGCATCAACCTGACCACTATTTTTACCCAGCTCGTTTCCATAAGTTGTTATTACCGATTTTAGTTTAGGGGAAGGGCTTTTGGCAAATGCCACGATCAGGCTATCATAGGCCGCGCTGGTTTTACCTGCAATATGATCAGCCTCGGCTTTTAGCAAAAGTAGTTCTTTGTTAAAGCCACTGTATCTAGGAAGCTTAACCTGACTTAAAAGAGCCTGGGCCTCGTTTGCTTTTTTCTGACTCATTAATTTCCTTGCTTCAACCAGGTTTTGAGCCTGCACGGCAAGATTTGTCCATTCCTTGTCATCCTTTTTATCCTTTTTCATTTCCTGTGCCAACTCAACTGCCTTTTGAGGATTCTCAGAAAGGAGGATATTGAAATAAGAAGACATCCCGCTTGACGACCAATTGAATTTAGCAGGCGAATAACTGGTACGTAAAAGCTCAAAATACTTCATTTTATCCTCAACATTCTTTGATCTGGCTCCAAGCCAGTATAAGGCCTGCGCTCCCCTTTCATGCTCAGGGAATTTTTTAGCAACAGCAAGGCTCAAGGCTACATATTTTGCCGGATCAATCTCACTGAACGAATAAGCATAGTAAAAAGCAAATCTGGGGTCTGACGGATCAGAAGCTACTGCCTTTGCCAGGTAATCTCTACCTGCAGCAAAATCGCCCCAACGTTCAGCATCA
Above is a window of Solitalea lacus DNA encoding:
- a CDS encoding type I restriction endonuclease yields the protein MDFKDQVLQLGGRVEKLTPQIATEEATKNALIMPFIQLLGYDVFNPFEVNPEFVADLGIKKGEKVDYAIMKEGEPIILIECKHHLENLEPHNSQLFRYFHCTKAKFSILTNGIHFKFYTDLVEANKMDEKPFFEFNIAEIKETQIEELKKFHKSYFNIENIFNTASELKYMNQLKSLISVEFLNPSETLVRHFAKQVYPSIVTPKILDQFTQLTRKSITQHINDLITDRFKSAIKNEEKEMNGENTPSIIPPNEEGKIVTTEEELEAFFIVKSIVRSKIGSHRIVHRDAQSYFAILLDDNNRKPICRLYFNGKKKYITTFNEERKEIKSEIGSLDDIYNYSDLILKSIDVYSKN
- a CDS encoding TlpA family protein disulfide reductase, which produces MKITRIFIALFCFGVLTTISASAQQKAGWITLKGQLEGFSNQVEVEDMSEFQYLLPPSSDRMIVPDANGNFSLKFKATAPNYYRLGRNALYLSPGDDLTVLIDKGDPRKASFEGKGAAANNYMKNTPFPKGGSFIEAGRQVKDSPAATIAAVEEKALQRTQQLASLTSVSAEFRRLENARIKADLINSLYVGESYSIGKLKLKNEEAKKFSEAYNKAILPKVKEYAKGFTDASLMKLVVYRDIAEEIVKEGGKPYDVQVIKDWYLASEMVGKMQKLGNKQQLASFKTKLSEITTPAYKNAADKMLRQLMAFGKGDTAVDFTAIDLAGNKVNLSSLKGKVIYVDLWATWCGPCMQEMPHFENLKAQYKDNPAVVFVSLSIDDSEDLWKKSVENRNADGCQWLINRSKLQAYNIVGIPRTLLIDKDFKIVDMDAPMPSEKEVTKAIDELLK
- a CDS encoding TlpA disulfide reductase family protein encodes the protein MNLNKIKLGGILTLAIIFSINISKGFAQHTKSATVTDKAELAILRAAVEKTPDSLKVHQAYINAVGFESTELEKQYAQWMKKYPKSAAVPYALGKAYEDQESPKAKPYLLKAVELNPKFTEAWGGLWIDAERWGDFAAGRDYLAKAVASDPSDPRFAFYYAYSFSEIDPAKYVALSLAVAKKFPEHERGAQALYWLGARSKNVEDKMKYFELLRTSYSPAKFNWSSSGMSSYFNILLSENPQKAVELAQEMKKDKKDDKEWTNLAVQAQNLVEARKLMSQKKANEAQALLSQVKLPRYSGFNKELLLLKAEADHIAGKTSAAYDSLIVAFAKSPSPKLKSVITTYGNELGKNSGQVDADIWKRLSALAKPATPFTLKQYLNTGNKSLADYKGKVVLLTYWFPGCGPCRGEFPHFENVVRKFKGQDLAYVGINIASEQNDYVVPFMKSSGYSFTPLEDVKGREKGNLDNGRAAPVNFLIDQDGRLIFSNFRTDGDNEDELELMINTLLSNGTKTAGNENN